Proteins encoded by one window of Geobacter sp. DSM 9736:
- the pal gene encoding peptidoglycan-associated lipoprotein Pal → MRKGMAGMLIVLWSCMLVTGCAKKGMVGGEETIAPPTTAPADQTSKAQQPVKEQPVKEQPISETPVASADLGSKQAAPDQQAQAEFALERVFFDFDSYILSQTARDILTKNAQWLQNNTNAKIQIEGHCDERGSDEYNLALGEKRAQSAQKYMVTLGVSADRLSIISYGKEKPLDPGHDEAAWAKNRRAEFIVVR, encoded by the coding sequence ATGCGTAAGGGAATGGCAGGGATGTTGATAGTGCTGTGGAGCTGTATGCTTGTCACCGGCTGTGCCAAAAAGGGAATGGTCGGAGGCGAGGAGACTATTGCCCCCCCCACGACGGCTCCAGCAGATCAGACATCCAAGGCTCAGCAGCCTGTAAAGGAACAACCTGTCAAGGAACAGCCTATTTCCGAAACGCCGGTCGCCTCTGCCGACTTGGGTTCCAAGCAGGCCGCCCCCGACCAGCAGGCCCAGGCAGAATTCGCCCTGGAGCGCGTCTTCTTCGACTTCGACTCCTATATCCTCTCCCAGACCGCTCGGGACATCCTGACAAAAAACGCTCAATGGCTGCAGAATAACACGAACGCAAAGATTCAGATTGAAGGGCACTGCGACGAGCGGGGCTCCGACGAGTACAACCTCGCTTTGGGCGAAAAGCGTGCGCAGTCGGCCCAGAAGTACATGGTAACGTTGGGCGTTTCTGCCGATCGCCTTTCGATAATCAGCTACGGAAAAGAAAAGCCGCTCGATCCCGGTCATGACGAAGCTGCCTGGGCGAAGAACCGGCGCGCGGAGTTCATAGTT
- the tolB gene encoding Tol-Pal system beta propeller repeat protein TolB yields MIKIKGFFPPLLFLMVLLTPLLGAQQEHIEVSAPANRQLQLHIAPAVNLGGESDSAMSADISQVLGFDMTLAGFSVVSPPVAEEMGIRPGEFSLAPWKRAGADILIKSGFQLNGDSCTIEFRLYDVTREKEVAAKRYTGRRQDVRKIVHTFSDDALEAVTGERGPFTGKIAFVSKATGNKEIALMDYDGYNVIPITKNRSINLNPEFSPSGREIIFTSYQKRNPDLYRRELYTGSEARISSSRGINITAAYAPDGNRIALAMSKDGHSQIYLISKEGKELARLTHGSAIDVSPAWSPDGSRITFVSDRLGSPQVFVMNADGSSVRRLTTTGSYNVSPRWSPKGDRIAYCRQEGNGFQIYTIRPDGTGDLRLTSEGNNEHPRWSPDGRFITFSSRRGGTEAIYVMRADGTGETRVSRGKGADSHPTWSPR; encoded by the coding sequence ATGATAAAGATAAAAGGATTTTTTCCTCCCCTCTTATTCCTAATGGTTCTCCTCACACCATTATTGGGCGCGCAGCAGGAGCATATCGAGGTTTCGGCGCCCGCCAATCGCCAGCTTCAACTTCACATAGCACCTGCGGTCAACCTGGGGGGGGAATCCGATTCAGCTATGTCAGCCGACATCTCGCAGGTGCTCGGCTTCGACATGACCCTCGCTGGGTTCTCTGTAGTTTCTCCTCCAGTTGCTGAAGAGATGGGCATCCGACCCGGTGAATTCTCGCTGGCGCCATGGAAAAGGGCAGGGGCGGACATCCTCATCAAGTCCGGCTTCCAACTGAACGGAGATTCATGCACTATCGAGTTCCGGCTCTACGACGTAACCCGGGAAAAGGAAGTGGCCGCAAAGCGCTACACCGGGCGTCGCCAGGATGTGCGCAAAATTGTCCATACCTTCTCCGACGATGCTTTGGAAGCGGTTACCGGAGAGCGGGGGCCATTCACCGGTAAAATCGCATTCGTATCGAAGGCGACAGGGAATAAGGAAATCGCGTTGATGGACTATGACGGTTACAACGTGATCCCGATTACTAAGAACCGCTCCATCAACCTCAACCCCGAGTTTTCTCCTTCTGGTCGAGAAATAATCTTCACATCGTACCAGAAGCGGAACCCCGATCTCTACCGGCGGGAGTTGTACACCGGGTCTGAAGCGAGAATCTCATCTAGCAGGGGGATCAACATTACAGCCGCATATGCCCCGGACGGTAACCGGATCGCACTCGCAATGAGCAAGGACGGGCACTCCCAGATTTACCTCATTTCCAAAGAAGGTAAAGAGCTTGCCCGCCTTACTCACGGGAGCGCTATTGACGTTTCCCCTGCATGGTCGCCTGACGGGAGCCGGATTACGTTTGTTTCTGACCGGCTCGGTTCCCCTCAAGTATTCGTCATGAATGCCGATGGCTCTTCAGTACGTCGTCTCACTACGACCGGCTCTTACAACGTCAGCCCGCGATGGTCACCCAAAGGTGACCGTATCGCATACTGCCGACAGGAGGGAAACGGCTTCCAGATCTACACTATCAGGCCGGACGGGACGGGAGATCTGAGGCTCACCAGCGAAGGAAACAACGAACATCCCCGTTGGTCTCCGGACGGCCGATTCATCACATTCAGCTCCAGAAGAGGTGGAACTGAAGCTATATATGTAATGCGAGCGGACGGTACCGGTGAGACAAGGGTCTCGCGTGGCAAGGGGGCAGATTCCCACCCGACCTGGTCCCCTCGGTGA
- a CDS encoding TonB family protein produces MKTILARKDPGLVMVLSFSTILHVALYTLLAARFSFDTPHSEDQTYYVDMVSLPVANPRAGVPAAPAPPLSLLSEPPAPSEMKFPVKAAIQPSPKQSSAKARPTPAAPSVSSASEFEERMARLEREAESRHQAAALESLRKKMAAGSDQAGIPSGKGTETGTNYISYLKSRLDQEFRATIALQTQNPEVFVRLVIDRNGRIVGNLMEKSSRDKLFEDSVNRAIFKAQQNLRPPPNGQQFEVSVRFSPQGVARQ; encoded by the coding sequence ATGAAAACCATCTTGGCACGAAAAGATCCGGGCCTGGTAATGGTCCTTTCCTTTTCGACCATTCTCCACGTTGCCCTATACACGCTACTAGCTGCCCGCTTCAGTTTCGACACACCACATTCTGAAGATCAGACTTACTATGTCGACATGGTGTCGCTACCCGTGGCCAATCCCCGTGCAGGAGTCCCCGCAGCACCAGCCCCGCCGCTGTCCTTACTGTCGGAACCGCCTGCTCCTAGTGAAATGAAATTTCCGGTGAAGGCCGCTATTCAACCTTCGCCGAAACAGTCTTCTGCCAAGGCCCGGCCGACGCCGGCCGCCCCCTCCGTTTCTTCCGCAAGCGAGTTTGAGGAGCGCATGGCACGACTGGAGCGGGAAGCCGAAAGTCGCCATCAGGCAGCAGCACTTGAATCGCTGCGTAAAAAAATGGCTGCCGGAAGTGATCAGGCGGGAATACCTTCGGGGAAGGGCACTGAAACCGGCACCAACTACATCAGTTACCTGAAGTCTCGTCTTGATCAAGAATTTCGCGCTACCATAGCACTCCAGACTCAAAATCCCGAGGTCTTCGTACGTCTTGTGATTGACCGCAATGGCCGCATCGTAGGTAACCTGATGGAAAAAAGCTCCAGAGACAAGCTGTTCGAAGATTCAGTAAACAGGGCGATTTTCAAGGCGCAGCAAAACCTGCGTCCGCCGCCGAATGGGCAGCAGTTCGAGGTGAGCGTAAGGTTCAGCCCGCAAGGTGTGGCAAGGCAATGA
- the tolR gene encoding protein TolR, which yields MAMGSRGNRGDRNTMSEINVTPLVDVMLVLLVIFMITAPMMQQGVQVNLPKAETKALNPQEETVVVSVEKSGRIFIDKSEVVPGDLGQRLSAMFANRSKKEVFLKADKDVPYGDVVRTMAEIKAAGIERLGMVTEPAQKK from the coding sequence ATGGCAATGGGAAGCAGAGGGAACCGGGGCGACCGGAACACAATGTCGGAGATCAACGTCACTCCTCTCGTGGACGTCATGCTTGTTTTGCTCGTCATCTTCATGATAACGGCACCTATGATGCAGCAGGGGGTACAGGTAAATCTGCCTAAGGCGGAAACCAAAGCACTGAACCCGCAGGAAGAAACGGTGGTGGTCTCAGTCGAGAAATCGGGTAGAATATTTATCGACAAGAGCGAGGTTGTTCCCGGCGACCTAGGGCAGAGGCTTTCCGCCATGTTCGCCAACCGCAGCAAAAAAGAGGTCTTTCTCAAAGCGGACAAGGATGTTCCTTATGGTGATGTCGTGAGAACCATGGCCGAAATCAAGGCGGCAGGAATAGAGCGCCTCGGCATGGTAACGGAACCTGCCCAGAAAAAATGA
- the tolQ gene encoding protein TolQ, which yields MGTGLVVKLVLFILIYFSVVSWAIIFYKLLQVHRANKDSERFLDFFWKTKRFDTIATQLDRFGNSPLTLLFNEGYAELKRLMDSGEAKREPGVVSTDLGGIENIDRALRRATTQEITRLEKYTTFLATTGSTAPFIGLFGTVWGIKDSFTGIAQTGSASLAVVAPGIAEALIATAIGLVAAIPAVMGYNHFQNRIKVLIAEMDNFSTEFLNIVHRTVLNK from the coding sequence ATGGGAACCGGCTTGGTCGTCAAGCTGGTACTGTTTATCCTTATTTACTTCTCGGTCGTTTCGTGGGCGATAATCTTCTACAAGCTGCTCCAGGTTCACAGGGCCAACAAGGACTCGGAGCGTTTCCTAGATTTTTTCTGGAAGACAAAGCGGTTCGATACCATTGCTACGCAGCTTGACAGATTCGGGAACTCCCCGCTTACCCTGCTCTTCAACGAGGGTTACGCCGAACTGAAGCGGCTCATGGATTCGGGTGAAGCAAAGCGCGAACCGGGAGTCGTAAGTACCGACCTCGGCGGAATTGAGAATATCGACCGCGCTCTGCGACGTGCGACGACCCAGGAAATCACAAGGTTGGAGAAATACACTACCTTCCTCGCTACCACCGGATCGACCGCTCCTTTCATCGGCTTATTCGGAACAGTCTGGGGAATCAAAGATTCTTTCACCGGAATTGCTCAGACCGGATCGGCTTCCCTTGCTGTGGTTGCGCCTGGAATAGCCGAAGCACTTATTGCAACAGCCATCGGTCTTGTTGCCGCCATCCCGGCTGTCATGGGGTATAATCACTTCCAGAACAGGATCAAGGTGTTGATCGCGGAAATGGACAATTTCTCAACTGAATTTCTCAATATCGTCCACCGGACCGTACTGAACAAATAG
- a CDS encoding carbon-nitrogen family hydrolase, which yields MKTPVKAAAIQFNVQLGDVDANVAYVRDAVTRVAAQGCRLAVMPEMWSSGYDYRRLNELALRTPEVVEELARLSAVHSMVLVGSLPEPHGERVYNTAFILDNGKLIGTYRKIHLFSLMGEDRSLDGGDSWIVVDTQVGRLGVFICYDLRFPELARRLAVEGAEIIAVPAEWPKPREEHWRTLLKARAIENQLFIVSANCCGIQGKLDFFGESFIIGPKGEILAQGGYENCELVADIDFSTMEAWRQQITCFQDRKPQYY from the coding sequence GTGAAGACTCCTGTTAAGGCTGCGGCCATCCAGTTCAACGTTCAGCTCGGCGATGTAGACGCCAATGTCGCATATGTACGGGATGCGGTAACCCGGGTGGCAGCCCAGGGTTGCCGGCTGGCGGTAATGCCGGAGATGTGGTCATCGGGCTACGATTACCGCCGACTGAACGAGCTGGCACTTCGCACTCCTGAGGTAGTTGAAGAGCTGGCGCGCCTTTCTGCAGTGCATTCAATGGTCCTTGTCGGCAGCCTTCCGGAACCGCACGGAGAACGTGTATATAACACGGCCTTTATCCTCGATAATGGAAAGCTGATCGGCACCTACCGGAAAATTCATCTCTTCTCACTCATGGGTGAGGACCGTTCGCTGGACGGAGGTGATTCATGGATAGTGGTCGACACGCAGGTGGGCCGCCTGGGTGTTTTCATCTGTTACGACCTCAGGTTCCCCGAATTGGCCCGCCGTCTTGCGGTAGAAGGGGCCGAGATAATCGCAGTCCCTGCCGAATGGCCCAAACCGCGGGAAGAGCACTGGCGAACACTGTTGAAAGCCCGGGCGATTGAAAACCAGCTATTCATCGTGTCAGCCAACTGCTGTGGAATCCAGGGCAAGCTCGACTTTTTCGGAGAAAGCTTCATCATAGGACCGAAAGGGGAGATTCTTGCCCAAGGTGGGTACGAGAACTGCGAGCTTGTGGCCGACATCGACTTCTCGACGATGGAAGCATGGCGTCAGCAGATTACCTGTTTCCAGGACCGCAAGCCACAGTACTACTGA
- the hemW gene encoding radical SAM family heme chaperone HemW, which produces MLNMDLALYVHFPFCRQKCFYCDFNSVPGLPVSPEDYAEALLRELELRSSVLSERAAATTLYFGGGTPSLMPPAVVESLVDAAVRLFGLSSEAEITIEANPGTVTPETLAGYSAAGVTRLSLGIQSFNDHLLSAIGRIHTGQEAVDAFRSARKAGFDNIAIDLIHGLPGQTLPLLRQDLESAARLAAEHVAVYALSVEEGTPFHRMAAVGDIVLPDENTAVRMLEEVQTFLEVAGYEHYEISNYSLPVRRSRHNQVYWRRKSYLGFGAGAHSFMELPGFGCRWRNSDNLETYLATPVDDLLAGVDHAVLTKREAMGEWFFLGLRMLEGVDLDRFETLFGDTVESVYGAELARLRQAGLVQQQDKSLKLSRRGLLFYNQVAANFL; this is translated from the coding sequence ATGTTAAACATGGACCTGGCTCTTTACGTGCACTTTCCTTTCTGCCGGCAGAAATGCTTTTACTGCGATTTCAACTCTGTTCCGGGGCTTCCCGTATCACCGGAGGATTACGCAGAGGCCCTCCTCCGGGAGCTTGAGCTGCGAAGCAGCGTCCTGTCGGAGCGCGCAGCTGCCACCACTCTCTACTTCGGAGGGGGAACCCCCTCTCTCATGCCCCCGGCAGTGGTAGAATCCCTAGTCGATGCAGCAGTGCGCCTGTTCGGACTATCGTCGGAAGCTGAAATAACCATTGAGGCTAACCCCGGCACGGTAACCCCTGAAACCTTGGCAGGGTACAGCGCTGCTGGAGTAACGCGACTATCTCTCGGCATCCAGTCCTTTAATGACCACCTGCTTTCCGCTATCGGCCGCATTCATACCGGACAGGAAGCAGTCGATGCCTTTCGCTCGGCACGAAAGGCCGGGTTCGACAATATCGCCATCGACCTCATTCACGGACTCCCGGGTCAGACGCTGCCGTTATTGCGACAGGATCTCGAATCCGCAGCCCGGCTGGCCGCGGAGCATGTAGCAGTGTATGCCCTTTCGGTCGAGGAGGGGACACCATTCCATCGGATGGCCGCGGTGGGCGACATTGTTCTTCCCGATGAGAATACGGCGGTGCGCATGCTTGAGGAGGTTCAAACCTTCTTGGAAGTAGCCGGATATGAGCATTACGAAATCTCAAATTATTCCCTGCCGGTAAGGCGCTCACGGCACAACCAGGTGTACTGGCGGCGAAAAAGCTATTTAGGGTTCGGCGCGGGTGCACACTCATTCATGGAGTTGCCCGGCTTCGGCTGCCGGTGGCGTAACTCGGACAATTTGGAAACATACCTCGCTACCCCTGTGGATGACCTTCTTGCAGGTGTGGACCATGCTGTGCTTACGAAACGAGAAGCTATGGGGGAATGGTTTTTTCTGGGACTTCGGATGCTCGAAGGGGTGGACTTGGACCGCTTCGAGACTTTATTCGGTGATACGGTTGAGAGTGTGTATGGAGCAGAGCTGGCACGGCTTCGGCAGGCCGGGCTTGTACAACAGCAGGACAAAAGCCTTAAACTTTCACGACGGGGCCTTCTTTTCTACAATCAGGTGGCGGCGAACTTCCTTTAG
- the hrcA gene encoding heat-inducible transcriptional repressor HrcA, whose amino-acid sequence MHDNLTDRSKKILEAIIEDYIATAEPVGSRSVTRRHGLDLSPATVRNVMADLEEMGFLMSPHTSAGRIPTDKAYRLYVDALLEVRKVARDEREEIRRHCSVAGKDIGQVLKETSRMLSSLSHYMGVVMAPQFVANVFRHIEFLKLGGTRLLAILVSQNGTVQNKIIDSHEEVEENDLVKMSNYLNGILQGLSIAEVKNKLLEEMHNERTQYDALLAKAVQLSQETLAEASSEVFVEGRANILDQPEFADVAKMKEIFRAFEEKSKLVMLLDRCQKAEGVNIFIGAESPLREMGGMSLITSTYRTGKHTLGVLGVIGPTRMGYAKVIPIVDYTARLVSNLLAEQEK is encoded by the coding sequence ATGCATGACAACCTGACCGACAGAAGCAAAAAAATCCTTGAGGCAATCATTGAGGATTATATAGCAACCGCGGAGCCGGTTGGAAGCCGAAGTGTGACGCGGCGCCACGGGCTTGATCTTTCCCCGGCAACGGTGCGAAACGTCATGGCCGATCTGGAAGAGATGGGATTTCTCATGTCGCCCCACACGTCGGCGGGACGCATTCCCACCGATAAAGCTTATAGACTCTACGTGGACGCGCTCCTTGAGGTGCGCAAGGTTGCCCGGGACGAACGGGAGGAAATCCGTCGGCATTGCAGCGTAGCGGGTAAAGATATCGGCCAGGTACTCAAGGAGACGAGCCGTATGCTCTCGTCCCTCTCACATTACATGGGAGTGGTGATGGCACCTCAGTTCGTAGCGAATGTCTTCCGCCACATCGAGTTCCTGAAACTGGGGGGGACGCGCCTTCTGGCAATCCTCGTGTCTCAAAACGGAACGGTACAGAACAAGATCATCGATTCGCACGAGGAAGTGGAAGAAAACGACCTGGTGAAGATGTCGAACTACCTGAACGGAATCCTTCAGGGCCTCTCGATAGCGGAAGTGAAGAACAAACTGCTGGAAGAGATGCACAACGAACGCACCCAGTACGATGCGCTTCTCGCAAAGGCGGTTCAGCTTTCACAGGAAACCCTTGCTGAGGCCTCGTCGGAGGTTTTCGTCGAAGGAAGGGCGAACATACTCGATCAGCCGGAATTTGCCGATGTTGCAAAGATGAAGGAAATATTCAGGGCGTTCGAGGAGAAAAGCAAGCTGGTGATGTTGCTCGACCGGTGCCAAAAGGCGGAAGGTGTAAATATCTTCATAGGGGCTGAATCTCCATTGCGGGAAATGGGTGGAATGAGCCTGATAACCTCCACATACCGCACCGGAAAGCACACATTGGGTGTCCTCGGAGTCATCGGACCAACACGCATGGGATACGCCAAGGTCATTCCCATAGTGGATTACACAGCGAGACTCGTAAGCAATCTGCTGGCGGAGCAGGAAAAATGA
- the grpE gene encoding nucleotide exchange factor GrpE, producing the protein MKSLNPFTKRRRNAVDNTNDTKQQAPGSEQPQTGQPVETGAAGEDRVKELEAALEAKEAEAKENWNKFLRERADLENYRKRAQREKEEILKYGNEGLITEILPVIDSMDRALAHAGDEAQGALLEGVKLTHGMLLSALKKYGVEPVDAGPGTPFDPAIHHAMSQVETSDISPNTVAAELQKGYTIQGRLLRAAMVAVAVAPRTAE; encoded by the coding sequence ATGAAAAGCCTGAATCCATTTACGAAAAGGAGACGTAACGCCGTGGATAATACGAACGATACGAAGCAGCAGGCCCCCGGGAGCGAACAGCCGCAAACCGGTCAACCTGTGGAGACTGGTGCTGCCGGAGAGGACAGGGTGAAGGAGCTTGAAGCGGCTCTTGAGGCAAAGGAAGCCGAGGCCAAGGAGAACTGGAACAAGTTCCTGCGGGAACGCGCTGATCTCGAAAACTATCGAAAGCGGGCCCAGAGGGAAAAGGAAGAGATCCTCAAGTACGGAAACGAGGGGTTGATTACCGAAATTCTCCCCGTGATCGACAGCATGGACCGTGCCCTTGCACATGCCGGAGATGAAGCCCAAGGAGCTCTTCTTGAGGGGGTCAAGCTCACCCACGGAATGCTCCTTTCGGCGCTGAAAAAGTACGGGGTTGAGCCCGTAGATGCCGGACCTGGGACTCCCTTCGATCCTGCGATTCATCATGCCATGTCGCAGGTGGAGACTTCCGACATTTCCCCCAACACCGTCGCGGCTGAACTCCAGAAAGGATACACCATCCAGGGGCGACTTCTTCGCGCAGCCATGGTCGCCGTAGCGGTAGCTCCTCGGACTGCTGAGTAA
- the dnaK gene encoding molecular chaperone DnaK translates to MSKVIGIDLGTTNSCVAVMEGGEPVVIANAEGSRTTPSMIAFAESGERLVGQQAKRQAVTNPENTLFAIKRLIGRKFDTDVVKRDIAISPFKIVKADNGDAWVEVRGKKYSSPEISAMVLQKMKKTAEDYLGETVTDAVITVPAYFDDSQRQATKDAGKIAGLNVLRIINEPTAAALAYGLDKKKEEKIAVFDLGGGTFDISILELGEGVFEVKSTNGDTFLGGEDFDQKVIDWIADEFKREQGIDLRSDKMALQRLKEAAEKAKCELSSSLETDINLPFITADATGPKHLTLKLSRAKLESLCADLIAKLEGPCRTALKDAGLSASEVDEVILVGGMTRMPIVQKKVQEIFGKTPNRGVNPDEVVAIGAAIQAGVLRGEVKDVLLLDVTPLSLGIETLGSVMTKLIEKNTTIPCRKSQVFSTASDNQPAVTIHVLQGEREMAGDNKTLGQFELVGIPPAPRGVPQIEVTFDIDANGIVHVSAKDLGTGKEQSIRITASSGLSKDEIDKMVRDAESHAEEDKKKRELIEARNQADSLVYSTEKSLSEFGDKIDAAEKSKIESGIAALKKAMEGNEAEAIKKASDELAQASHKLAEAVYAKAQAGGAEQAEPTGETADKGEKVVEAEFEEVKDDKK, encoded by the coding sequence ATGAGCAAGGTTATAGGTATCGACCTGGGAACCACCAACTCCTGCGTCGCCGTTATGGAAGGTGGGGAACCGGTTGTCATAGCAAATGCGGAAGGAAGCCGCACCACCCCCTCGATGATCGCCTTCGCCGAAAGCGGAGAACGGCTCGTGGGGCAGCAGGCGAAGCGCCAGGCGGTCACCAATCCCGAGAACACCCTCTTCGCCATCAAACGGCTCATCGGACGCAAGTTCGACACAGACGTGGTTAAGCGGGACATCGCGATCTCCCCCTTCAAGATAGTGAAGGCTGACAATGGTGATGCGTGGGTCGAAGTTCGCGGGAAAAAGTACTCCTCTCCCGAAATTTCGGCGATGGTGCTCCAGAAGATGAAGAAGACTGCTGAGGATTACCTCGGAGAAACAGTAACCGACGCCGTAATTACGGTGCCAGCCTACTTCGACGACTCGCAGCGCCAGGCTACAAAGGATGCCGGTAAGATAGCCGGTCTCAACGTCCTTCGCATCATCAACGAGCCGACTGCTGCTGCGCTGGCATATGGGCTCGACAAGAAAAAGGAAGAAAAGATTGCTGTCTTCGACCTGGGGGGGGGTACCTTCGACATCTCCATCCTCGAGCTCGGTGAAGGAGTATTCGAAGTCAAATCGACCAACGGCGACACGTTTCTCGGTGGCGAAGACTTCGACCAGAAAGTAATCGACTGGATCGCTGACGAATTCAAACGTGAGCAGGGAATCGATCTGCGCAGCGACAAAATGGCACTACAGCGCCTCAAAGAAGCGGCGGAGAAGGCAAAGTGCGAACTGTCGAGCTCTCTCGAAACTGATATCAATCTCCCCTTCATCACCGCAGATGCTACCGGTCCGAAACACCTGACTTTGAAGCTTAGCCGCGCAAAACTGGAGTCGCTCTGCGCGGACCTGATCGCAAAACTGGAAGGTCCCTGCCGCACCGCCCTCAAGGATGCCGGCCTGTCCGCCTCCGAAGTGGACGAAGTAATCCTGGTGGGTGGTATGACACGCATGCCTATCGTACAAAAAAAGGTCCAGGAGATCTTCGGCAAGACCCCGAACCGGGGTGTTAACCCGGACGAGGTAGTCGCCATAGGTGCTGCCATTCAGGCAGGTGTTCTCCGCGGGGAGGTCAAGGATGTTCTGCTTCTCGACGTGACCCCGCTTTCACTGGGTATCGAAACCCTTGGCAGCGTCATGACGAAGCTGATCGAGAAGAACACAACGATCCCATGCCGCAAGAGCCAGGTATTCTCCACTGCCTCCGACAATCAGCCAGCGGTGACGATCCACGTCCTGCAGGGTGAGCGGGAAATGGCCGGAGACAACAAGACGCTTGGCCAGTTCGAGTTGGTTGGAATTCCGCCGGCACCCCGAGGCGTTCCGCAGATCGAGGTAACATTCGACATTGACGCCAACGGCATCGTTCATGTCTCCGCCAAAGATCTCGGCACGGGAAAAGAGCAGTCGATACGCATCACCGCGTCTTCAGGCCTCTCAAAAGATGAGATCGATAAGATGGTCCGCGATGCCGAGTCCCACGCGGAGGAGGACAAGAAGAAACGCGAACTCATCGAGGCTCGCAACCAGGCCGATAGCCTGGTCTACTCCACCGAGAAATCCCTGAGCGAATTCGGCGACAAAATCGATGCCGCCGAAAAGAGCAAGATAGAAAGCGGCATTGCAGCCCTCAAGAAGGCCATGGAAGGGAACGAAGCCGAAGCCATCAAGAAAGCAAGCGACGAACTGGCACAGGCATCGCACAAACTTGCGGAGGCGGTCTACGCCAAAGCTCAAGCTGGTGGAGCAGAACAGGCGGAACCGACCGGAGAAACTGCCGATAAGGGAGAAAAGGTCGTCGAAGCTGAGTTCGAGGAAGTTAAGGACGACAAGAAGTAA
- the dnaJ gene encoding molecular chaperone DnaJ — protein sequence MANGEKQDYYELLGVHRNASETEIKKAYRKLAIQFHPDKNPGDKEAEEKFKEVSEAYEVLSDAQKRAQYDQFGHAGLSGAGFSGGGFGFGAGSPFGDIFGDIFGDIFGGARQRGRGKRGDDLQYNLEISFEEAAFGIEKSIDVPYAKRCDTCGGSGAKPGTDATTCPTCRGAGQVRFQQGFFSVSKTCHHCQGEGRIIETPCGSCRGTGSIRDKKTLSVKVPGGVETGNRLKLSGEGGQGTKGGGNGDLYVYITVKEHPIFTRENNDVICEIPVSFTQAALGSEVEIPTLDGKVNMKIPDGTQSGRIFRLRGKGIPSLQGRGRGDQLVIVRIETPVNLNKKQRDLLEEFARISGEEAHPMRKNFFDKVMGIFS from the coding sequence TTGGCAAACGGCGAAAAACAGGATTACTACGAGCTTCTCGGCGTTCACAGGAACGCGTCGGAAACCGAAATCAAAAAAGCTTACCGCAAGCTGGCAATCCAGTTCCACCCCGACAAGAACCCGGGAGACAAGGAAGCGGAGGAAAAGTTCAAAGAGGTCTCCGAAGCCTATGAGGTGCTCTCAGATGCCCAGAAGCGGGCGCAGTATGACCAGTTCGGGCACGCAGGCTTATCGGGAGCCGGCTTCTCCGGCGGCGGCTTCGGGTTTGGTGCCGGGTCTCCATTCGGTGACATTTTCGGTGATATTTTCGGTGACATTTTCGGCGGTGCCCGCCAACGAGGGCGGGGCAAGCGAGGAGACGACCTCCAGTACAATCTGGAGATCAGTTTCGAGGAGGCCGCCTTCGGAATTGAAAAAAGCATCGACGTCCCCTATGCAAAGCGGTGCGACACGTGTGGCGGCAGCGGGGCGAAGCCGGGCACCGACGCCACAACTTGCCCGACCTGCCGCGGCGCCGGGCAGGTAAGGTTCCAGCAAGGGTTCTTCAGCGTCAGCAAGACATGCCACCATTGTCAGGGCGAAGGCAGGATCATCGAGACTCCGTGCGGTTCCTGCCGCGGCACAGGCAGCATCAGAGACAAGAAGACGCTGTCCGTCAAGGTCCCCGGAGGAGTGGAGACCGGCAACCGCCTGAAACTCTCCGGAGAAGGAGGACAGGGGACCAAGGGCGGAGGAAACGGCGACCTTTACGTCTATATTACGGTAAAGGAACATCCGATCTTCACTCGGGAAAACAACGACGTGATCTGCGAGATTCCCGTGAGCTTCACCCAGGCCGCACTGGGGAGCGAAGTTGAAATTCCAACACTGGACGGCAAGGTGAACATGAAGATACCCGACGGGACCCAGTCCGGGCGGATATTCAGGCTTCGCGGAAAAGGAATACCTTCACTTCAGGGGCGGGGACGGGGGGATCAGCTCGTCATCGTGCGTATCGAAACACCCGTGAACCTGAACAAGAAGCAGCGTGACCTGCTTGAGGAGTTCGCTCGAATCAGCGGCGAGGAAGCCCACCCCATGCGTAAAAACTTTTTCGACAAGGTCATGGGGATCTTCAGCTGA